One window from the genome of Rariglobus hedericola encodes:
- a CDS encoding methyl-accepting chemotaxis protein, with amino-acid sequence MSRSFSIGLKIAAAVSVFALGYTLTVTLGTIGDLHKEGELILLANEAVPGALEIREARFVFDAAVQNHQNAMLTGDADMLVSVKTAAAHTADLLKLAERHHIALDSGTEEVKTATDALQLFTEQAQPVFAAVAAKGAADAEVQKRIADFNSVVGKTVKALAALEQATVQELTNDLKSMKDESGRQRRLNFIVFGASLLVGGGAAFLIARYQVVRPVLRLSASLGQETEGVRSASAQFAQASISLATGASSSAAALETSSAALEEISSVTSANADRAEQARGLSSRARDAAEAGTTGMAELSGAMAAIRTASDNIAAILKTIDEIAFQTNILALNAAVEAARAGEAGAGFAVVADEVRALAQRSAAAARETAIKIEDAQKRSATGAELTGKVGVNLGEIVARVREVADIITEIAAASVEQRTGLGQVARSVSDLDKLTQQNAAMAEQTSASANELTRRTDAMRDVADSLDRVVRGGV; translated from the coding sequence ATGTCCCGTTCCTTTAGTATTGGTCTTAAAATCGCCGCCGCCGTTTCGGTGTTTGCGCTCGGTTATACGCTGACCGTCACCCTCGGCACCATCGGGGACCTTCACAAGGAAGGAGAGCTCATCCTGCTGGCCAACGAGGCCGTGCCTGGTGCGCTTGAGATCCGGGAAGCCCGTTTCGTTTTCGACGCGGCTGTGCAGAATCACCAGAACGCGATGCTCACGGGCGATGCCGATATGCTCGTGTCGGTGAAAACCGCAGCCGCGCACACGGCCGATTTGTTGAAACTGGCGGAACGCCATCACATCGCGTTGGATTCGGGGACCGAAGAGGTGAAAACCGCAACCGACGCGCTGCAGTTGTTTACGGAGCAGGCACAGCCTGTTTTTGCCGCCGTGGCGGCGAAAGGCGCCGCTGATGCCGAGGTGCAAAAACGCATTGCCGATTTCAACAGTGTCGTGGGAAAGACGGTCAAGGCGCTGGCTGCTCTCGAGCAGGCGACCGTGCAGGAACTGACCAACGATCTCAAGTCGATGAAGGACGAATCAGGCCGTCAACGCCGGCTCAATTTCATCGTGTTTGGCGCATCGCTGCTGGTGGGTGGAGGTGCCGCCTTTCTGATCGCCCGCTATCAAGTGGTGCGGCCGGTTCTGCGTCTCTCGGCCTCGTTGGGCCAGGAGACCGAGGGTGTGCGCAGTGCCTCCGCACAATTTGCACAGGCCAGCATCTCGCTGGCGACCGGGGCTTCATCTAGCGCGGCCGCGTTGGAGACCAGTTCCGCCGCGTTGGAGGAAATCTCCAGCGTCACCTCGGCCAATGCCGATCGCGCCGAGCAGGCACGAGGTCTTTCCAGCCGTGCGCGCGATGCCGCTGAAGCGGGCACCACCGGGATGGCCGAGCTCAGCGGTGCCATGGCGGCCATCCGCACGGCATCGGATAACATCGCGGCGATCCTCAAGACGATCGACGAGATCGCGTTTCAGACGAACATTCTTGCGTTGAACGCGGCGGTCGAGGCGGCCCGTGCAGGGGAGGCGGGTGCGGGATTCGCGGTGGTGGCCGACGAGGTGCGGGCGCTGGCGCAACGCAGCGCTGCTGCCGCAAGAGAGACCGCTATCAAGATCGAAGACGCTCAGAAGCGCAGCGCCACGGGTGCGGAACTGACCGGAAAAGTGGGTGTTAATTTGGGTGAAATTGTCGCCCGCGTGCGTGAGGTGGCGGATATCATCACCGAGATCGCGGCTGCTTCCGTAGAGCAGCGCACCGGGCTTGGCCAAGTGGCGCGCTCGGTTTCGGATCTGGACAAACTTACCCAGCAAAACGCGGCCATGGCTGAACAGACATCGGCTTCGGCCAACGAGCTGACTCGACGCACAGATGCCATGCGCGACGTGGCGGATTCGCTCGATCGGGTGGTGCGGGGCGGAGTCTAG
- a CDS encoding substrate-binding domain-containing protein yields the protein MSRYFLFLALLLGMTAAARADDVAFIVNPQGADASLSADDLKAVLLGNKTKWDGGGLIKLAVLTAGPAHDSVMQTYAQRSADQFEKYWKKLVFTGKGFMPMQAADEAAMIEYVAKTPGALGYVSASAVTDRVKVLSIK from the coding sequence ATGTCCCGTTATTTTTTATTCCTCGCTCTTCTGCTCGGCATGACCGCCGCGGCACGCGCTGACGACGTGGCCTTTATCGTCAATCCCCAAGGTGCCGATGCGTCGCTTTCAGCAGACGATCTCAAAGCTGTGCTGCTGGGTAACAAAACCAAGTGGGACGGCGGCGGCCTCATCAAGCTGGCCGTGCTCACCGCCGGACCAGCGCATGATTCGGTCATGCAGACCTATGCGCAGCGTTCCGCCGACCAGTTTGAAAAATATTGGAAGAAACTGGTTTTCACCGGCAAGGGCTTCATGCCGATGCAGGCCGCCGACGAGGCAGCCATGATCGAGTATGTCGCCAAGACACCGGGTGCACTGGGCTATGTATCCGCCTCCGCAGTCACCGACCGCGTGAAGGTGCTTTCCATCAAATAA
- a CDS encoding methyl-accepting chemotaxis protein, whose protein sequence is MKLGTKIVLIAILAIVTSVGAGLYVQSHIIHRQGIELTRETMRTAVIEAENVRQTISKLGNSGAFDRPKLLADYKKSGDLEGSALYRTIPVIAAIHAIEKIAAENQWEFRVPKHQARNSRNLPTAEEEPILTLLESGSTAEYFTVDKAKNQMIFARPIKLTADCLACHGDPKNSPTGDGKDILGYAMENWKEGEVHGAFLLKSSLNRVDHVARAGMMQTLLWVLPIAVVISACTTLYTRRRIIGPLESSIEVVNSASAQTSSAAREISSASQQLAAGASQQAASLEETHAAIEQISGMTAQNVTHAQNTRSLAGETRAAADNGTADMQAMNRAMDEIKAASLGIAKIIKTIDEIAFQTNILALNAAVEAARAGEAGAGFSVVADEVRALAQRSATAARETAASIADSIQKSDHGVSMSAKVTVGLTDIAEKARRMDTLVAAIASGSSEQHASIAQVNGAIGEIDKVTQVNASASEETAAAAQQLNAQSIELNAAVVNLSLLISGAAKS, encoded by the coding sequence ATGAAACTCGGAACCAAAATCGTGCTCATCGCCATCCTTGCCATCGTCACCAGCGTCGGTGCGGGGCTGTATGTTCAAAGTCACATCATCCATCGGCAAGGCATCGAGCTCACCCGCGAAACCATGCGGACTGCGGTGATCGAGGCCGAAAATGTTCGGCAGACTATTTCCAAGCTCGGCAACAGTGGCGCCTTCGACCGGCCAAAACTACTTGCCGATTACAAGAAGTCCGGCGACCTCGAAGGGTCGGCACTTTATCGGACGATTCCGGTCATCGCGGCCATCCACGCCATCGAAAAAATCGCCGCTGAAAACCAGTGGGAATTCCGCGTGCCGAAGCACCAGGCGCGCAACTCCCGCAACCTGCCCACTGCCGAGGAAGAACCCATCCTCACCTTGCTCGAGAGCGGCTCCACCGCTGAATACTTCACGGTCGACAAAGCGAAAAACCAGATGATTTTCGCCCGTCCGATCAAGCTCACCGCCGACTGCCTCGCGTGCCACGGTGACCCAAAAAACAGTCCCACCGGCGACGGCAAAGACATCCTTGGTTACGCGATGGAGAATTGGAAAGAGGGCGAGGTCCACGGTGCGTTCCTCCTCAAATCCAGTCTCAATCGCGTGGATCACGTCGCCCGGGCCGGCATGATGCAGACGCTCCTCTGGGTCCTTCCGATCGCCGTGGTGATCTCTGCCTGCACCACACTCTACACACGGCGCCGTATCATCGGTCCGCTGGAATCTTCCATCGAGGTCGTCAACTCAGCCAGCGCCCAGACGTCATCCGCCGCCCGCGAAATTTCCTCCGCCTCGCAACAACTCGCCGCCGGTGCCAGCCAGCAGGCCGCCTCCCTTGAGGAAACCCACGCCGCCATTGAGCAGATCTCGGGCATGACCGCGCAAAACGTCACCCACGCACAAAACACCCGCTCGCTCGCCGGCGAGACCCGCGCCGCCGCTGATAACGGCACCGCCGACATGCAGGCCATGAACCGTGCTATGGACGAGATCAAGGCCGCCTCTCTCGGCATCGCAAAAATCATCAAGACCATTGATGAAATCGCCTTCCAGACCAACATCCTCGCGCTCAACGCCGCCGTCGAGGCCGCGCGCGCAGGCGAGGCCGGCGCCGGTTTCTCCGTGGTCGCCGACGAGGTCCGCGCCCTCGCCCAGCGTTCCGCCACCGCTGCTCGCGAAACCGCCGCCAGCATCGCCGACTCCATCCAGAAGAGTGACCACGGCGTCAGCATGAGCGCCAAGGTCACCGTCGGCCTCACCGATATCGCCGAGAAAGCCCGGCGCATGGACACGCTCGTTGCCGCCATCGCCTCCGGTTCGTCCGAACAGCACGCCAGTATCGCGCAGGTCAACGGCGCCATCGGCGAAATCGACAAGGTCACCCAGGTCAACGCCTCCGCCTCCGAGGAAACCGCCGCCGCCGCCCAACAGCTCAACGCCCAGTCGATCGAGCTCAATGCAGCCGTCGTCAACCTCTCCCTGCTCATCTCCGGCGCCGCCAAATCTTAA
- a CDS encoding porin, with protein sequence MITKKLRRLLLVALAPIPALLPAATVEERLQELENKVSSLSTENTALRQQLGVDSAKGSPVFITAFGKEKSLAVGGYLQFQGEFGDSPDSRFPAEDRLLIRRARLGIKGSFVENVDFVMQAEFGSGTLSPSAGYRAQLSDVYVVWNKFEQANVTLGQFKTPYGYEQLAADTKLPLIERSLPSDKLTLSRQIGAMVSGDFLDKRLHYATGLFNGTGVNTNTNDNDSFTYAGRVNGVLVNKSKFKLTAGTNVFQTHDTATAPGFTGSRSGLGFDLQAASGPLTLAAEWLQTSSDPDVGAKSKSDGWSALAGYQIIPKKLQAVVRYETFDPKDTVAGDSSDLWTLGFNYFLKGDELKLSLNYLLGDPAGPLSDQGRLLARVQVIF encoded by the coding sequence ATGATTACCAAAAAGCTCCGCCGGCTGCTCCTCGTTGCATTAGCCCCGATCCCCGCCCTGCTTCCCGCCGCCACAGTCGAGGAACGCCTGCAGGAACTCGAAAACAAAGTCAGCTCGCTCTCCACTGAAAACACCGCCCTGCGCCAGCAACTCGGTGTGGATTCCGCCAAAGGTTCGCCCGTCTTCATCACGGCATTCGGCAAGGAAAAGTCGCTCGCCGTCGGCGGCTACCTGCAATTTCAGGGTGAGTTTGGCGATTCGCCTGACAGCCGTTTTCCCGCCGAGGACCGCCTGCTCATTCGTCGCGCCCGACTCGGCATCAAGGGATCGTTCGTTGAGAACGTTGATTTTGTCATGCAGGCCGAATTCGGCAGCGGCACCCTCTCGCCGTCCGCCGGCTATCGTGCGCAACTCTCCGACGTCTACGTCGTCTGGAACAAGTTCGAACAGGCCAACGTCACCCTCGGCCAATTCAAAACCCCCTACGGTTACGAACAGCTCGCCGCGGATACCAAGCTGCCGCTCATCGAGCGCTCCTTGCCCAGCGACAAGCTCACCCTTTCCCGCCAGATCGGCGCGATGGTGTCAGGCGACTTCCTCGACAAACGCCTTCACTACGCCACCGGCCTTTTCAACGGCACCGGGGTCAACACCAATACCAACGACAACGACTCCTTCACCTACGCCGGTCGCGTCAACGGCGTGCTCGTCAACAAATCCAAGTTCAAGCTCACCGCCGGCACCAACGTTTTCCAGACCCACGACACGGCCACGGCCCCCGGTTTCACCGGCAGTCGCAGCGGTCTCGGCTTCGACCTGCAGGCGGCCTCCGGTCCGCTTACGCTCGCCGCCGAATGGCTGCAAACCAGCTCCGATCCCGATGTCGGCGCGAAATCAAAGTCCGATGGTTGGTCCGCGCTCGCCGGCTACCAGATCATTCCGAAAAAACTCCAGGCCGTCGTGCGCTACGAGACCTTCGATCCCAAGGACACGGTGGCTGGTGACAGCAGCGATCTTTGGACCCTCGGCTTCAACTACTTTCTCAAGGGGGACGAGCTGAAGCTCAGCCTCAACTACCTCCTGGGTGATCCCGCCGGCCCGCTCTCCGACCAGGGCCGTCTCCTCGCCCGCGTCCAGGTCATTTTTTAA
- a CDS encoding hybrid sensor histidine kinase/response regulator, producing the protein MNSTASPKSVLWPAALLAAVALGVVIAGAFIINRQLRDHERQRASHEARQLAFGISRQVSDQLWRVHEDFVFSLTNLPYERLLDHGEVSSATLVPLRRFLSLNPNLLRTLIVTGPDGQSRSLTLTGKNEFHLSPLAETGLPTATPEKIIIGGVIQEGTGSIRAYVSAVVDPRLFWTEALTTFSLSHPGFWAGLLDTDGRVVATRNNGRAAAAPVFTPSDTLALQNDASEGFEGRGFYEVMLDGESHHFISAYAPASLETWRGLVMISIDEQTVLGPAGDALNLLAIMAGVLVLVFLAVFYLFTRHSLRNQIQLEDSRRRIATVLNTVQSGILLIHSHTGRITEVNASAIALLGISADEVLGQPIDTILPPASTAAFFRAGAGAGFEVKISLRSGSVRHVLATSGELNVSGSHYRLCSFVDITPLKETESRLQETLRRAEQSARDAEAANTAKSAFLAMMSHELRTPLNSILGLSESLIERLHGPLSDKQDRYLHLVLTSGRHLLSLINDILDLAKIESGREDLQLVPCQIGAFCNSALEVIQPMVTKRGQSISVELPSSPLYVSADGRRLQQILVNLLGNAVKFTPVGGRLGLRVEATSSHVTLCVWDEGIGIGSTDLARIFKPFVQLDARLAREYGGTGLGLALVKQLVALHHGNIDVTSTAGEGSCFTVTLPLCAPPAPPLSNPPFADPEESSLVVPDPAAGKILVLLAEDTEFNIIPIRDYLQIMGCRVEIAENGAVAVQKTVSLRPDIVLMDVQMPVMDGIEAIKNIRSLPDAVLAAIPIIAVTALAMPSDRELCLNAGATDYIAKPISLRMLYTRIMEILTDERSSP; encoded by the coding sequence GTGAACTCCACCGCCTCACCCAAATCCGTATTATGGCCGGCCGCCTTGCTTGCCGCCGTGGCACTGGGTGTGGTCATCGCGGGCGCGTTCATCATCAATCGCCAGTTGCGTGATCACGAACGCCAGCGCGCGTCCCACGAAGCCCGCCAGCTTGCCTTTGGTATTTCGCGACAAGTCTCCGATCAATTGTGGCGCGTGCACGAGGATTTCGTTTTCTCCCTCACCAATCTGCCTTACGAGCGCCTGCTCGACCATGGAGAGGTTTCGTCCGCGACGTTGGTGCCGCTGCGCCGGTTTCTTTCCCTCAATCCCAATCTGCTTCGCACGCTCATCGTCACCGGTCCCGACGGACAAAGCCGCTCACTGACATTAACCGGGAAAAACGAATTCCATCTCTCCCCTCTGGCGGAAACCGGCCTCCCCACGGCGACGCCAGAAAAAATCATCATCGGCGGCGTCATCCAGGAGGGAACCGGATCCATCCGCGCCTACGTTTCCGCCGTGGTCGACCCGCGCCTTTTCTGGACCGAGGCGCTCACCACGTTTTCACTCAGTCATCCGGGTTTCTGGGCCGGACTGCTCGACACCGATGGACGTGTGGTGGCCACTCGTAATAACGGCCGGGCGGCCGCTGCCCCCGTGTTCACCCCGTCCGATACCCTCGCATTGCAGAACGACGCGAGCGAAGGCTTCGAGGGCCGCGGATTCTATGAAGTCATGCTGGATGGAGAATCTCATCACTTCATATCCGCCTACGCACCTGCGAGCCTCGAGACGTGGCGCGGCTTGGTGATGATTTCCATCGATGAGCAAACCGTGCTCGGTCCCGCGGGCGACGCCCTCAACTTGCTCGCCATCATGGCCGGCGTGCTCGTTCTGGTGTTCCTTGCGGTTTTTTATCTCTTCACCCGGCACTCTCTGCGCAACCAGATCCAGCTCGAAGACAGCCGGCGGCGCATCGCGACCGTGCTGAACACGGTCCAAAGCGGCATCCTGCTCATTCATTCCCACACCGGCCGCATCACTGAGGTAAACGCCTCCGCCATCGCCCTGCTCGGTATATCCGCAGATGAGGTCCTCGGGCAGCCGATCGACACCATCCTCCCGCCCGCTTCCACCGCCGCGTTCTTCAGGGCGGGCGCCGGCGCCGGCTTTGAAGTGAAGATCAGCCTTCGCTCTGGGAGCGTCCGGCATGTGCTCGCGACGAGCGGCGAGTTGAATGTATCCGGAAGCCACTACCGGCTCTGTTCCTTCGTCGACATCACCCCGCTTAAGGAAACCGAGTCGCGGCTCCAGGAAACCCTGCGGCGCGCCGAGCAATCCGCCCGCGACGCCGAGGCAGCCAATACGGCCAAAAGCGCCTTCCTAGCGATGATGAGCCATGAATTGCGCACACCGCTCAACTCCATACTCGGTCTCTCCGAATCCCTGATCGAACGCCTGCACGGACCGCTCAGCGACAAGCAGGATCGTTACCTGCATCTCGTGCTCACCAGTGGTCGCCACCTGCTTTCGCTCATCAATGACATCCTCGACCTCGCCAAAATCGAGTCCGGCCGCGAAGACCTGCAACTTGTCCCCTGCCAGATCGGCGCGTTCTGCAACAGCGCCTTGGAAGTCATCCAGCCCATGGTAACGAAACGGGGGCAATCCATCTCGGTCGAGCTGCCTTCCAGCCCGCTTTATGTTAGTGCCGATGGTCGCCGACTTCAGCAGATCTTGGTGAACCTGCTTGGTAACGCCGTCAAGTTCACCCCCGTTGGCGGCCGTCTAGGTCTGCGCGTCGAAGCCACCTCCAGCCACGTTACCCTGTGCGTGTGGGATGAGGGCATCGGTATTGGCAGCACGGATCTCGCGCGTATTTTCAAGCCGTTCGTGCAACTCGATGCCCGTCTCGCGCGCGAATACGGCGGCACCGGCCTCGGTCTCGCTTTGGTCAAACAACTGGTCGCCCTCCACCACGGGAACATCGATGTCACCAGCACCGCCGGCGAGGGTTCCTGCTTCACCGTCACTCTGCCGCTATGCGCGCCACCCGCGCCGCCGCTGTCGAACCCACCGTTCGCTGATCCAGAAGAGTCTTCACTGGTTGTTCCTGACCCAGCTGCCGGCAAAATCCTCGTCCTGCTCGCCGAGGATACCGAGTTCAACATCATCCCCATCCGCGACTACTTGCAGATCATGGGTTGCCGCGTGGAGATCGCCGAAAACGGAGCGGTCGCCGTTCAAAAAACCGTCAGCCTGCGACCCGACATCGTGCTCATGGATGTGCAAATGCCCGTGATGGACGGTATCGAGGCGATCAAGAACATCCGCTCGTTGCCCGATGCCGTCCTCGCCGCCATTCCGATCATTGCGGTGACCGCGTTGGCCATGCCCAGCGACCGCGAACTCTGCCTGAACGCCGGTGCCACGGACTACATCGCCAAGCCCATAAGCCTGAGGATGCTTTACACCCGCATCATGGAGATCCTGACCGATGAGCGATCATCTCCATAA
- a CDS encoding sensor histidine kinase translates to MTKIRILIVDDEEANRVTLEAVLSREPNYHLHFATNGAEALLLAEKIVPDLVLLDVMMPDMDGFAVCRHIRAHPRLSPVPIIMLTALNDQASRLVGINAGADDFISKPYAFAELRARVRTITRLNRFRVIAEQRARFERLFAITPSAIVIVSPDGVISAVNDLAAALLAPLDVSPVENRPLFTGMPADAAARLAEIIAITCRDDTPGPASEFSVSFSECARVFSVKSTRLKENGHVFALLVLHDITAEVRAREELVTLNTRLDALVRDRTAQLETANELLLSYTAFVSHDLRSPLSVIRAYLSMLADGAIPVSAEARSMIKEAFVASGMMEDMIANILTMASDDHHARLPDKAIDPRPILEKLAWKLASFVPKPRPTITVGPLPLIFASAPLVERVFYNLISNAIKYAAKDRAIVIEIGSTTTATGTAIHVRDNGVGFDSAHAEKLFRSFSRLPGSEVCDGMGLGLSLISRLIGAHHGRIWADGRPGEGATFFVEFKENATVVAA, encoded by the coding sequence TACGCATACTTATCGTTGACGACGAGGAGGCCAATCGCGTCACGCTCGAAGCCGTTCTTTCCCGAGAACCCAACTACCATCTCCACTTCGCGACCAACGGTGCCGAGGCACTGCTGCTTGCTGAAAAAATCGTGCCCGATCTGGTGCTGCTGGATGTGATGATGCCCGACATGGACGGCTTTGCCGTCTGCCGTCACATCCGAGCCCATCCGCGTCTCAGTCCCGTCCCCATCATCATGCTCACGGCGCTGAACGACCAGGCATCGCGCCTCGTCGGCATCAACGCCGGAGCCGATGACTTCATTTCAAAACCTTACGCCTTCGCGGAACTCCGCGCGCGTGTGCGCACAATCACCCGGCTCAATCGTTTCCGGGTTATCGCCGAACAACGCGCCCGCTTTGAGCGCCTCTTTGCCATCACACCGTCGGCCATCGTCATCGTCTCCCCCGACGGAGTTATCTCCGCAGTCAACGATCTCGCCGCCGCGTTGCTCGCGCCCCTTGATGTCTCTCCGGTGGAAAACCGTCCACTCTTCACTGGCATGCCTGCCGATGCCGCCGCCCGACTCGCGGAAATCATCGCCATCACCTGCCGCGACGATACCCCGGGCCCCGCTTCCGAGTTCTCCGTCTCCTTCTCAGAATGCGCCCGCGTCTTTTCCGTCAAGTCAACGCGCCTCAAGGAAAACGGCCACGTCTTTGCATTGCTTGTCCTTCACGACATCACCGCCGAGGTGCGCGCACGTGAAGAACTCGTCACGTTGAACACCCGGCTCGATGCCCTCGTGCGAGACCGCACCGCGCAACTCGAAACCGCCAACGAGCTACTGCTCTCCTACACCGCGTTTGTATCCCACGATTTGCGCTCTCCTCTGTCTGTAATCCGCGCCTACCTGTCGATGCTCGCGGACGGCGCCATACCCGTTTCCGCAGAGGCTCGCTCCATGATCAAGGAAGCCTTCGTAGCCAGCGGCATGATGGAAGACATGATCGCCAACATCCTCACGATGGCATCCGACGACCACCACGCGCGCCTGCCCGACAAAGCCATCGATCCACGTCCCATTCTTGAAAAACTAGCGTGGAAACTCGCCTCCTTTGTGCCCAAACCGCGCCCTACGATCACCGTGGGCCCGCTCCCCCTGATCTTCGCCTCCGCACCGTTGGTTGAACGCGTGTTCTACAATCTGATTTCCAACGCCATCAAATACGCCGCCAAGGATCGGGCGATCGTCATCGAGATCGGCTCCACGACCACCGCGACCGGCACCGCCATCCACGTGCGCGACAACGGCGTCGGCTTCGATTCCGCTCATGCTGAAAAACTATTCCGCTCCTTTTCACGTCTTCCCGGCTCGGAGGTATGCGACGGCATGGGACTCGGCCTTTCCCTTATCTCCCGTCTGATCGGCGCACATCACGGTCGTATCTGGGCCGATGGTCGCCCCGGCGAGGGCGCCACGTTCTTCGTGGAATTTAAAGAAAATGCCACCGTCGTCGCCGCATGA
- a CDS encoding PDC sensor domain-containing protein: MIRLHFRSLLPAAGIMLGLSCLLVACNPAHKTSDVSHEVSFVAEKLDTDFLHVRTEVEKLAAQVAALYPRRKELAALADASLYAFSPDGSFYKKTHTGGASLWISAVVPITPEVREVAYFTEAIDPELVRLCRDNAAICQAYYNDRHSLNRMYPWLDVVAQFPARMNIPEFNFYYLADAVHNPGKTGVWVDEPYVDPAGGGWMVSAIAPVYVDGVLEGVAGLDVSISALVDLYFSKSDDSVVIISRSGVIVAATEAAIQDLEMPPLRNHKYLETVKLDTFRPDEYNIRKSTLRPIRELARRLLDGHETHIELELNGRPHIACAAPVTAIGWIVIELSSPHHAR, translated from the coding sequence ATGATACGCCTTCACTTCCGTTCACTCCTCCCGGCCGCCGGCATTATGCTCGGTCTCTCCTGCCTGCTGGTAGCATGCAATCCCGCCCATAAAACAAGCGACGTTTCCCACGAAGTTTCCTTCGTCGCCGAGAAGCTCGACACGGACTTTCTCCACGTTCGCACCGAAGTTGAAAAACTCGCCGCCCAAGTCGCCGCACTTTATCCGCGCCGCAAGGAACTCGCCGCCCTGGCCGATGCGTCTCTCTACGCGTTTTCGCCCGACGGTTCTTTCTATAAAAAGACGCACACCGGTGGCGCATCCTTGTGGATCTCCGCCGTGGTTCCCATCACGCCCGAGGTTCGCGAAGTGGCGTATTTCACCGAGGCGATCGATCCCGAACTCGTGCGCCTGTGCCGTGACAATGCCGCGATCTGCCAGGCCTACTACAACGACCGTCACTCGCTCAACCGCATGTATCCCTGGCTCGACGTGGTCGCCCAGTTTCCGGCGCGCATGAACATACCTGAGTTCAACTTTTATTACCTCGCCGATGCCGTGCACAACCCGGGTAAAACGGGCGTCTGGGTCGACGAACCCTACGTCGATCCCGCCGGCGGTGGCTGGATGGTCAGCGCCATCGCTCCGGTATATGTCGACGGCGTGCTGGAGGGCGTGGCCGGACTCGACGTGAGCATCTCCGCCTTGGTCGACCTCTACTTCAGTAAATCCGACGATTCCGTCGTGATCATATCCCGTTCAGGCGTGATCGTCGCCGCCACCGAGGCCGCCATCCAGGATTTGGAGATGCCACCTCTGCGGAACCATAAATACCTCGAGACCGTGAAGCTGGATACGTTCAGACCGGACGAATACAACATCCGCAAGAGCACCCTGCGCCCGATTCGCGAACTCGCGAGGCGCCTGCTCGACGGACACGAAACCCACATCGAACTCGAGCTGAATGGCCGCCCGCACATCGCCTGCGCCGCCCCGGTCACCGCGATAGGCTGGATCGTAATCGAATTATCGTCACCTCACCACGCACGGTGA